A DNA window from Massilia putida contains the following coding sequences:
- a CDS encoding LysR family transcriptional regulator has product MKALDLDVLTMIVAVADTGNISRAAEVVHRSQSAVSMQIKTLETALGKPLFVRGPRSVTPTQDGEVLLTYARRMLALRDEAWAAVVRPDITGRVVIGVPDDYASSLLPSILKKFSATYPKVQIQVVGLPSVALAPMVKDGSVDLVCATRVKGLSGEFIRFEPMVWAATPSARGIWSERPLPIAVFLPGSVARENAIRSLERAKIPYRTSYESPSLMGLLSMVEAGLAVAPLARCAVPAHLTLLGQAQGLPEIDPLEVILARSTKSKRPPCDFLAEKIMSELRR; this is encoded by the coding sequence ATGAAAGCACTCGATCTCGACGTCCTGACCATGATCGTGGCCGTGGCGGACACCGGTAACATCAGCCGCGCGGCCGAAGTCGTGCACCGCTCGCAATCGGCGGTGAGCATGCAGATCAAGACGCTGGAGACGGCGCTCGGCAAGCCGCTGTTCGTGCGCGGGCCCCGCAGCGTCACGCCGACGCAGGACGGCGAAGTCCTGCTGACGTACGCCCGGCGCATGCTCGCGCTGCGCGACGAGGCATGGGCGGCCGTCGTGCGGCCGGATATCACGGGGCGCGTCGTCATCGGCGTCCCCGACGATTACGCGTCGTCGCTGCTGCCGTCGATCCTGAAGAAGTTCTCCGCCACGTATCCGAAGGTGCAGATCCAGGTGGTCGGATTGCCGAGCGTGGCGCTCGCGCCGATGGTCAAGGACGGCTCGGTCGACCTGGTGTGCGCGACGCGCGTGAAGGGCCTGTCGGGTGAATTCATCCGCTTCGAACCGATGGTGTGGGCCGCGACGCCCAGCGCGCGCGGCATCTGGAGCGAACGCCCGCTGCCGATCGCCGTTTTCCTGCCCGGCAGCGTCGCGCGCGAGAACGCGATCCGCAGCCTCGAACGGGCGAAGATTCCCTACCGGACGTCGTATGAAAGCCCGAGCCTGATGGGGCTCCTGAGCATGGTCGAGGCGGGACTCGCGGTGGCGCCGCTCGCGCGCTGCGCGGTGCCCGCGCACCTGACCTTGCTCGGCCAGGCGCAGGGACTGCCGGAGATCGACCCGCTCGAGGTGATCCTCGCGCGCAGCACGAAATCGAAGCGGCCGCCGTGCGACTTCCTGGCCGAGAAGATCATGTCGGAGCTGCGGCGCTGA
- a CDS encoding benzoate/H(+) symporter BenE family transporter gives MTQEAQLRRHAQGQDAADAEACGGRWSDWSVSAVAAGFLAVLVSFSGPLAIFYQAAQAGHMPDRVFASWVWGISTGAGVAGILLSWRLRAPVITAWSAPGTALLIPLFPQLPLGEAVGAYLTAAVILLAIGLSGSLERIMAHVPKGIASGMMAGILVPFGMNAFRTAGTFPLLAFGMIAAYLVFRRVVPRYGVVLLLAVGTGIAWLSGATHFADVRFALVVPQAIAPAWSWTGTFSLALPLVLVTLTGQYLPGMAVLKTSGYATPARPVIVTCSLASLAVAFTGGITIAIAAITAAMCTSRDAHEDPRRRYVAGIANGVFYLLAGMCGGSIVMLFAALPKELIVCLAGLALLGAIATNLAGVMAAEDHRDASVIAFLATASSMSFLGLGSAFWGIVIGMAAHRILHHTTTTHQ, from the coding sequence ATGACCCAAGAGGCACAACTGCGCCGCCACGCGCAAGGGCAGGACGCGGCCGACGCTGAAGCATGCGGCGGGCGCTGGTCCGACTGGTCCGTGTCGGCCGTCGCCGCCGGCTTCCTCGCCGTGCTGGTCTCGTTCTCCGGACCGCTGGCGATCTTTTACCAGGCCGCCCAGGCCGGCCACATGCCGGACCGCGTGTTCGCGTCCTGGGTCTGGGGCATCTCGACCGGCGCGGGCGTTGCCGGCATCCTCCTGAGCTGGCGCCTGCGCGCGCCGGTGATCACGGCATGGTCGGCGCCGGGCACGGCGCTCCTCATCCCGCTGTTTCCCCAGCTGCCGCTCGGCGAGGCCGTCGGCGCCTATCTCACCGCCGCCGTCATCCTGCTCGCGATCGGCCTGTCCGGTTCCCTCGAACGCATCATGGCCCACGTACCCAAAGGGATCGCGAGCGGCATGATGGCCGGCATCCTCGTGCCGTTCGGGATGAACGCGTTCAGGACGGCCGGCACTTTCCCGCTGCTGGCGTTCGGCATGATCGCGGCCTATCTGGTGTTCCGGCGCGTCGTGCCGCGTTACGGCGTCGTGCTGCTGCTGGCCGTCGGCACCGGCATCGCATGGCTGTCCGGCGCGACCCATTTTGCCGATGTCCGCTTCGCGCTGGTCGTGCCGCAGGCGATCGCGCCCGCGTGGAGCTGGACCGGCACGTTCAGCCTCGCGCTGCCGCTCGTGCTGGTGACGCTGACCGGCCAGTACCTGCCCGGCATGGCCGTGTTGAAGACGTCCGGCTATGCGACGCCCGCGCGCCCGGTGATCGTCACGTGCAGCCTCGCGTCGCTGGCGGTCGCCTTCACGGGCGGCATCACGATCGCGATCGCCGCCATCACGGCCGCCATGTGCACGAGCCGCGACGCGCACGAGGATCCGCGCCGCCGCTACGTCGCCGGCATCGCCAACGGCGTGTTCTACCTGCTCGCGGGCATGTGCGGCGGCTCGATCGTCATGCTGTTCGCGGCGCTGCCGAAGGAATTGATCGTCTGCCTGGCCGGGCTGGCGCTGCTCGGCGCCATCGCCACGAACCTCGCCGGCGTGATGGCGGCCGAGGATCACCGCGACGCCTCCGTGATCGCCTTCCTCGCCACGGCCTCGAGCATGTCCTTCCTCGGCCTCGGTTCCGCGTTCTGGGGCATCGTCATCGGCATGGCGGCGCACCGCATCCTGCACCACACCACAACGACCCATCAATAA
- a CDS encoding MFS transporter produces MRHIDIHALADGARFNRFHAGILAWCALIIICDGYDLAVAGIALPSIMKEMGVTAQNAGFMVSAALFGMMFGAIFLGTIADRIGRRHAIVICLALFSVFTAAAGMSTDPYVFSAMRFLAGLGIGGVMPNVVAQMTEYAPKRIRATMVTLMFSGYAVGGMLAALLGKGLIEHHGWQSVFLAAGVPVLLIPFILKSLPESMPFLVRRGRVAELQRTLARMDPSYRAETGDRFDLPATDRMQGAPIGQLFQDGRGFSTMMFWIAFFMCLFMVYALSSWLAKLMAGAGYSLGSALTFVLVLNFGAVIGAVGGGWLADRFHIKYVLVAMYALAAVSITLLGYPVPTPVLFVLVGFAGASTIGTQIVTYAYAGQFYPTAIRSTGIGWASGVGRGGAILAPIVIGTLVGMALPLQQNYQAMAIPAVIAAVSVALIRHGRSASAASRHAGVIAEA; encoded by the coding sequence ATGCGGCACATCGACATCCACGCACTGGCCGACGGGGCCAGGTTCAACCGCTTTCACGCCGGTATCCTGGCCTGGTGCGCCCTCATCATCATCTGCGACGGCTACGACCTGGCCGTGGCCGGCATCGCGCTGCCGTCGATCATGAAAGAGATGGGCGTGACGGCGCAGAACGCCGGCTTCATGGTCAGCGCCGCCCTGTTCGGCATGATGTTCGGCGCGATCTTCCTCGGCACGATCGCGGACCGCATCGGCCGCCGCCATGCGATCGTCATCTGCCTCGCGCTGTTCAGCGTGTTCACGGCCGCCGCCGGCATGAGCACCGATCCCTATGTGTTCAGCGCGATGCGCTTCCTCGCGGGCCTCGGCATCGGCGGTGTGATGCCGAACGTGGTCGCGCAGATGACGGAGTATGCGCCCAAGCGCATCCGCGCCACGATGGTCACCTTGATGTTCAGCGGCTACGCGGTGGGCGGCATGCTGGCCGCGCTGCTGGGCAAGGGCCTGATCGAGCATCACGGCTGGCAGTCCGTGTTCCTCGCGGCCGGCGTGCCGGTCCTCTTGATCCCGTTCATCCTGAAAAGCCTGCCGGAATCGATGCCGTTCCTCGTCAGGCGCGGCCGCGTGGCCGAACTGCAGCGCACCCTGGCGCGCATGGACCCGTCGTATCGTGCCGAGACCGGCGACCGCTTCGACTTGCCGGCGACCGATCGCATGCAGGGCGCGCCGATCGGACAGCTGTTCCAGGACGGCCGAGGATTCTCAACGATGATGTTCTGGATCGCCTTCTTCATGTGCCTGTTCATGGTGTACGCGCTCAGTTCCTGGCTCGCCAAGCTGATGGCCGGCGCCGGCTACAGTCTCGGTTCCGCGCTGACCTTCGTGCTGGTGCTGAATTTCGGCGCCGTCATCGGCGCCGTCGGCGGCGGTTGGCTTGCCGACCGCTTCCACATCAAGTACGTGCTGGTGGCGATGTACGCGCTGGCCGCCGTCTCGATCACCTTGCTCGGCTATCCGGTGCCGACGCCTGTGTTGTTCGTGCTCGTCGGCTTCGCCGGCGCGTCGACCATCGGCACGCAGATCGTCACCTACGCCTATGCGGGCCAGTTCTATCCGACCGCGATCCGATCGACCGGCATCGGCTGGGCGTCCGGCGTCGGCCGCGGCGGCGCCATCCTCGCGCCCATCGTGATCGGCACGCTCGTCGGCATGGCGCTGCCGCTGCAGCAGAACTACCAGGCCATGGCCATCCCGGCCGTGATCGCCGCGGTGTCGGTCGCCCTGATCCGCCACGGCCGCTCGGCGTCCGCCGCGTCAAGGCACGCCGGCGTCATCGCCGAAGCCTGA
- a CDS encoding porin gives MKKAVAIALAAGLGAGSAHAQSQVTVYGIIDVALAHMNNADAAGHGVTREPSLTGSLPSRIGFRGSEDLGGGLSAVFNLESGFNPDVGTLGQGGRIFGRQAWVGLRGRWGTLQLGRILNMTYQATMKSDVLGPNLFSINSIDLYLPNARSDNAIGYLGTFDGLTVGATWSFGRDASGAGGPSATGCAGEVPGNARACRQYTALLGYDTKAYGIDATYDKLYGNTGAAGGLTSSADYDRRATANGYVMIGAAKIGAGVIDRKTVAATGLVESDLVYLGASIPVAPRLTLDAQVARRNVKGSSDDTNLVVARLTYALSVRSAVYAGAGRMDNHGAAAIALDAGGTTAPGRTQSGVMAGLRHTF, from the coding sequence ATGAAAAAGGCAGTAGCGATCGCCCTCGCGGCGGGTCTGGGGGCGGGCAGCGCGCATGCGCAAAGCCAGGTGACGGTGTACGGCATCATCGACGTGGCGCTCGCGCACATGAACAACGCGGACGCGGCGGGCCACGGCGTCACGCGTGAACCGTCGCTGACGGGCAGCCTGCCGTCGCGCATCGGCTTTCGCGGCAGCGAGGATCTCGGCGGCGGCCTGTCCGCCGTGTTCAACCTGGAGAGCGGCTTCAACCCGGACGTCGGCACGCTGGGGCAGGGCGGCCGCATCTTCGGACGCCAGGCGTGGGTCGGCCTGCGCGGCCGCTGGGGCACGCTGCAGCTGGGCCGCATCCTCAACATGACGTACCAGGCCACGATGAAGAGCGACGTGCTGGGCCCGAATCTCTTTTCGATCAACAGCATCGACCTGTATCTGCCGAACGCGCGCAGCGACAATGCGATCGGCTACCTCGGCACCTTCGACGGCCTGACGGTCGGCGCCACGTGGAGCTTCGGCCGCGATGCGTCGGGCGCCGGCGGCCCATCCGCCACCGGCTGCGCGGGCGAGGTGCCGGGCAATGCGCGCGCCTGCCGCCAGTACACGGCGCTGCTGGGTTATGACACGAAGGCCTACGGCATCGACGCCACGTACGACAAGCTGTACGGGAACACGGGCGCGGCGGGCGGCCTGACGAGCAGCGCCGATTATGACCGCCGCGCCACGGCCAACGGTTACGTCATGATCGGTGCGGCGAAGATCGGCGCGGGCGTCATCGACCGCAAGACGGTTGCCGCCACCGGCCTCGTCGAATCCGATCTGGTCTACCTCGGCGCGAGCATCCCGGTCGCACCGCGGCTGACGCTCGACGCCCAGGTCGCGCGCAGGAACGTCAAGGGTTCGTCCGACGACACGAATCTCGTGGTCGCCCGCCTCACCTATGCGCTGTCGGTGCGCAGCGCCGTGTATGCGGGCGCAGGGCGCATGGACAACCACGGCGCCGCCGCGATCGCGCTGGACGCCGGCGGTACGACGGCGCCGGGCAGGACGCAGAGCGGCGTGATGGCGGGGCTGCGCCACACCTTCTGA
- the pcaD gene encoding 3-oxoadipate enol-lactonase, producing MSFVQVDDVRVHLRADGDPARPCIVLSNSLGTDLSMWDPQVAFLARDFHVLRYDTRGHGRSGRGTAPVTLERLGRDVVGLLDALAIPRAHFCGISMGGMIGQWLGIHRPQRLGKLVLANTSARIGTPEAWSARAAQVRADGMGGVADGAAARWFTPAFIAREPPRVARMIARLREQDREGYAACCAALADADLRGAAATIAAATLVIAGAHDPVTTVADGESLAATIRTAELAVVPASHISNVEADAPFTTHLLHFLAA from the coding sequence ATGAGCTTCGTTCAAGTGGATGACGTCCGCGTGCACCTGCGGGCCGACGGCGACCCGGCGCGGCCCTGCATCGTGCTGTCGAACTCCCTCGGCACTGACCTCTCGATGTGGGATCCGCAGGTGGCCTTTCTGGCGCGCGATTTTCACGTGCTGCGCTACGACACGCGCGGCCACGGCCGGTCGGGGCGCGGCACGGCGCCGGTGACGCTCGAACGCCTGGGCCGCGACGTCGTCGGGCTGCTCGATGCGCTGGCGATCCCGCGCGCGCACTTCTGCGGCATCTCGATGGGCGGCATGATCGGCCAGTGGCTGGGCATCCACCGTCCGCAGCGGCTCGGCAAACTCGTGCTGGCGAACACCTCGGCGCGCATCGGCACGCCCGAGGCCTGGAGCGCGCGCGCCGCCCAGGTGCGGGCCGACGGCATGGGCGGCGTGGCCGACGGCGCCGCCGCGCGCTGGTTCACGCCGGCGTTCATCGCGCGCGAGCCGCCGCGCGTCGCGCGCATGATCGCGCGTTTGCGCGAGCAGGACCGCGAGGGTTACGCGGCCTGTTGCGCCGCGCTGGCCGATGCCGATCTGCGCGGCGCGGCCGCAACGATCGCCGCGGCTACGCTCGTCATCGCCGGCGCCCACGATCCGGTCACCACCGTCGCCGACGGCGAATCGCTGGCGGCGACGATCCGCACGGCGGAACTGGCCGTCGTGCCGGCGTCGCACATCTCGAACGTCGAGGCGGACGCGCCGTTCACGACGCACCTGCTGCACTTCCTGGCCGCCTGA
- a CDS encoding 1,6-dihydroxycyclohexa-2,4-diene-1-carboxylate dehydrogenase, translating into MHPDRFKNKVMIVTGAAQGIGRGVALAAAREGAQLVLADRSPLVHEVAREAGVGAQVVVAEVDLETWAGAAALAARALADYGRIDILVNNVGGTIWAKPYQEYEADQIEAEIRRSLFPTLWCCRAVLPAMIAAQAGAIVNVSSVATRGIYRIPYSAAKGGVNALTASLAMEHAQDGIRVNAVATGGTDAPPRKVPRNPKPLSEQEQVWYQGIVDQTRGSSLMHRYGTIDEQVAAILFLASGEASYITGTVLPVGGGDQG; encoded by the coding sequence ATGCATCCGGACCGGTTCAAGAACAAGGTGATGATCGTCACCGGCGCCGCCCAGGGCATCGGCCGCGGCGTGGCGCTGGCGGCGGCGCGGGAAGGCGCACAGCTCGTGCTGGCGGACCGCTCGCCGCTCGTGCACGAGGTGGCCCGGGAGGCCGGCGTCGGCGCGCAGGTCGTCGTGGCCGAGGTCGACCTGGAGACATGGGCAGGCGCCGCCGCGCTGGCGGCACGTGCGCTGGCGGACTACGGCCGCATCGACATCCTCGTCAACAACGTCGGCGGCACGATCTGGGCCAAGCCCTACCAGGAATACGAGGCGGACCAGATCGAGGCCGAGATCCGCCGCTCGCTGTTCCCGACCTTGTGGTGCTGCCGCGCCGTGCTGCCGGCGATGATCGCGGCGCAGGCGGGCGCCATCGTCAACGTGTCGTCGGTGGCCACGCGCGGCATCTACCGCATTCCCTACTCGGCGGCGAAAGGCGGCGTCAATGCGCTGACGGCCAGCCTGGCGATGGAACATGCGCAGGACGGCATCCGCGTCAACGCCGTCGCCACCGGCGGCACGGACGCGCCGCCACGCAAGGTGCCGCGCAATCCCAAGCCGCTCAGCGAGCAGGAACAGGTGTGGTACCAGGGCATCGTCGACCAGACGAGAGGCTCGAGCCTGATGCACCGCTACGGCACCATCGACGAGCAGGTCGCGGCGATCCTGTTCCTGGCTTCCGGCGAAGCGTCGTACATCACCGGTACCGTCCTGCCCGTGGGCGGCGGCGACCAGGGGTGA